CGCCGGCGCGGCCCATTCAAATTGACCATGCTTCCGATAATCGAAATAAGCGGTCCCAAGTTTGGCGAAGAAAAACACCGCCAGAACCAGGTCTATCGCAGGGAATACAACTTTATTGACCACTGTTTTAATCTGGCTGGAGGCATCGTTCCATGTGTTCTCTATCGCACCAGCCACATCACCGGAGGGTGCAGCATAGGCGGTTGTTGCAAAGAGGCAGGCCAGAAGAAGAACGATACAGAAAACCGAGAGAATACGTTTCATTTTCATAGAATACTTCCACCTTTCCATATAATTTTTTACATGAAAAAGGATCGCAAAGTCGTTTACTCTGTGATCCTTTTTCTTTCCTGAAGTTAGGGTTTTACAGGGGCGATATGCCAGTCCGACCACAGGTTGCCCTGTATGTTGACCGAGTCTGTGAGGTTGGCTGACAACATTCCGGCTGGCGTCCAGCAGTCAATGAGCCATGTATACGCCGTGTAGCTTCCGTCCGGGAACCAGATGGGCGTAAAGTGTGTCCGGCGCTTATAGGTCGAGTATTTGTTGGATGCGAACTCAAATTTAGCGTTGTATCCGGATTGCGTCTGCTCTAGCAGCCGCCAGTATGTCTTATA
This genomic stretch from Desulfomonilia bacterium harbors:
- a CDS encoding DUF3852 domain-containing protein, giving the protein MKMKRILSVFCIVLLLACLFATTAYAAPSGDVAGAIENTWNDASSQIKTVVNKVVFPAIDLVLAVFFFAKLGTAYFDYRKHGQFEWAAPAILFACLVFTLTAPLYIWTILGM